One Microbacterium sp. W4I20 DNA window includes the following coding sequences:
- a CDS encoding glycogen/starch/alpha-glucan phosphorylase: MTASHPLALAPVTAPPSTPDDFAKQFLHNLNFDRGVALSASSANDRYFALAHTVRDYLMARWLEDLRRQKETQAKAVCYLSAEYLLGRQLDNNLLAADLAKVAEEALASCGVSLDELRAHEVEPGLGNGGLGRLAACFIDSLATMAVPSIGYGIRYEYGIFRQTFVDGQQVEQPDAWLTLGSPWEFARPEDSQTIAFGGHTEKYDDDGVVRSRWVPAWNVQAVPYNYMVPGFQNGRVNTLRLWSAVATSAFDLRIFNSGDYEEAVRAQTFAENISKVLYPEDSTPQGKELRLQQQYFFVAASINDFLENMLADDFELTDLPERVIFQLNDTHPVIAVPEFMRVLIDERHLEWDAAWAITRQCFAYTCHTLLPEALEVWSVELLGRLLPRHLEIIYRINDEFLLEVRERHGDDEMLLRDMSIISEHPERSVRMAYLATVAGAKVNGVAELHSQLLREKVLSDFDAFFPGKFTNVTNGVTPRRFLRLANPELSELITAAIGDGWTTDLERLRELEPFAEDAEFRAAFARVKASNKRRLSEVLRERDGVEISDGHMLDVMVKRLHEYKRQLLKVLHVVTTYEGVVSGAVAASDIVPRTVILGAKAAPGYTMAKRIIHLINAVGDVVNDDPRLEGRLKVVFPPNYNVTLAERVIPAADLSEQISLAGKEASGTGNMKFALNGALTVGTDDGANVEIRELVGDDNFFLFGMSEPEVETLTTRGYRPDEFYHADAGLRRAIDLIASGAFSGGDRSVFEPVVSNLLYEDRFMVLADYATYIDAQHRVDAAYADREAWNRSAILNVARTGFFSSDRSIRDYIDRIWHTPPLA, encoded by the coding sequence GTGACCGCATCGCATCCCCTCGCCCTCGCCCCCGTGACTGCACCGCCGAGCACGCCTGACGACTTCGCGAAGCAGTTCCTGCACAACCTCAACTTCGATCGCGGCGTCGCCCTGTCGGCCTCGAGCGCGAACGACCGCTACTTCGCGCTCGCCCACACGGTCCGCGACTATCTGATGGCGCGATGGCTGGAGGATCTGCGGCGACAGAAGGAGACCCAGGCCAAGGCGGTGTGCTACCTGTCGGCCGAGTACCTGCTCGGCCGACAGCTCGACAACAACCTGCTGGCGGCCGACCTCGCGAAGGTCGCGGAGGAGGCCCTCGCCTCGTGCGGCGTTTCGCTCGATGAACTCCGCGCCCACGAGGTCGAGCCCGGCCTCGGCAACGGCGGACTCGGACGTCTCGCCGCATGCTTCATCGACTCGTTGGCCACGATGGCGGTGCCGAGCATCGGCTACGGCATCCGTTACGAGTACGGCATCTTCCGGCAGACGTTCGTCGACGGTCAGCAGGTGGAGCAGCCGGACGCCTGGCTCACGCTGGGCTCACCGTGGGAGTTCGCGCGACCAGAGGACTCGCAGACCATCGCGTTCGGCGGTCACACCGAGAAGTACGACGATGACGGAGTAGTCCGCAGCCGCTGGGTCCCGGCATGGAACGTACAGGCAGTCCCCTACAACTACATGGTCCCCGGCTTCCAGAACGGCCGCGTCAACACTCTGCGGCTCTGGAGCGCGGTCGCCACCAGCGCCTTCGATCTGCGCATCTTCAACTCCGGCGACTATGAAGAGGCCGTGCGGGCGCAGACCTTCGCCGAGAACATCTCGAAGGTGCTGTACCCCGAGGACTCGACTCCGCAGGGCAAGGAGCTGCGGCTGCAGCAGCAGTACTTCTTCGTCGCGGCATCCATCAACGACTTCCTCGAGAACATGCTCGCCGACGACTTCGAGCTCACGGACCTGCCTGAGCGCGTCATCTTCCAGCTCAACGACACCCATCCCGTGATCGCCGTGCCCGAGTTCATGCGCGTTCTCATCGATGAGCGCCACCTCGAATGGGATGCCGCATGGGCGATCACCCGTCAGTGCTTCGCATACACCTGCCACACACTGCTCCCCGAGGCGCTCGAGGTGTGGTCGGTCGAGCTGCTGGGGCGGCTGCTCCCGCGACACCTGGAGATCATCTACCGGATCAACGACGAGTTCCTCCTGGAGGTGAGGGAGCGCCACGGCGACGACGAGATGCTCCTGCGCGACATGTCGATCATCTCCGAGCATCCGGAGCGATCCGTGCGGATGGCCTACCTCGCGACCGTCGCCGGCGCCAAGGTCAACGGGGTCGCCGAACTCCACTCGCAGCTGCTGCGCGAGAAGGTGCTCAGCGATTTCGACGCGTTCTTCCCCGGCAAGTTCACCAACGTCACGAACGGCGTCACCCCGCGCCGCTTCCTGCGCCTGGCGAACCCCGAGCTCTCGGAGTTGATCACCGCGGCCATCGGCGACGGGTGGACCACCGACCTCGAACGTCTGCGCGAGCTCGAGCCGTTCGCGGAGGATGCGGAGTTCCGCGCCGCGTTCGCTCGGGTGAAGGCGTCGAACAAGCGCCGCCTGAGCGAGGTCCTGCGCGAGCGGGACGGAGTCGAGATCAGTGACGGTCACATGCTCGATGTGATGGTCAAGCGGCTACACGAGTACAAGAGGCAGCTGCTGAAGGTGCTCCATGTCGTCACGACCTACGAGGGCGTGGTCTCCGGTGCCGTCGCGGCATCCGACATCGTGCCGCGCACCGTGATCTTGGGCGCCAAGGCGGCACCGGGGTACACGATGGCGAAGCGCATCATCCATCTGATCAACGCCGTCGGCGACGTCGTCAATGACGATCCGCGCCTCGAGGGCCGACTGAAGGTCGTCTTCCCGCCGAACTACAACGTGACGCTCGCGGAACGCGTGATCCCGGCGGCCGATCTGTCGGAGCAGATCTCCCTTGCAGGAAAAGAGGCCTCGGGCACGGGGAACATGAAGTTCGCCCTGAACGGCGCTCTCACCGTCGGCACCGATGACGGCGCGAACGTCGAGATCCGGGAGCTCGTCGGCGACGACAACTTCTTCCTGTTCGGCATGAGCGAGCCCGAGGTCGAGACGCTGACCACTCGCGGCTACCGACCCGATGAGTTCTATCACGCCGACGCGGGCCTGCGCCGAGCGATCGATCTCATCGCCTCGGGCGCCTTCTCCGGCGGCGACCGCTCGGTCTTCGAACCGGTCGTGTCGAATCTGCTCTACGAGGACCGGTTCATGGTGCTCGCCGACTACGCGACCTACATCGATGCGCAGCACCGGGTGGATGCCGCCTACGCCGATCGAGAGGCCTGGAACCGGTCCGCCATCCTGAACGTCGCCCGAACCGGCTTCTTCTCATCCGACCGTTCGATCCGCGATTACATCGATCGGATCTGGCACACTCCGCCGCTCGCCTGA
- a CDS encoding DUF4097 family beta strand repeat-containing protein encodes MTEKWLIAPGEERVIDIESVTRLKVGLVGGQVDIIAHDEPGIRIEVHGVTTKDLRVEARDGEVEIDHPQLGWDNFLEVFRNFGSGGPRAEVSVAVPRAIALNLGVVSAGALVSGIRNDARLNTVSGDIIVDTLIGDLNVNSVSGDVQVRGLTGSITANSVSGDVAVTGTVRKATVDIVSGSTLVDAAGDVNTINVNSVSGGTTVRLDESLAANYVIRSLSGRLLIDGVERSSSGPSNYTGSTGELAGRFVDLRANSVSGGVTVLRRAPESITNDAEWEES; translated from the coding sequence ATGACCGAGAAGTGGCTCATCGCCCCCGGCGAGGAACGCGTCATCGACATCGAATCCGTCACCCGCCTCAAGGTCGGTCTCGTCGGAGGACAGGTCGACATCATCGCGCACGACGAACCCGGCATCCGCATCGAGGTGCACGGCGTCACCACGAAGGACCTCCGCGTCGAAGCCCGCGACGGAGAGGTCGAGATCGACCACCCGCAGCTGGGCTGGGACAACTTCCTCGAGGTGTTCCGCAACTTCGGCTCCGGCGGTCCCCGTGCCGAGGTGAGCGTCGCGGTCCCCCGCGCCATCGCCCTGAACCTCGGCGTCGTCAGTGCGGGAGCGCTCGTCTCCGGCATCCGCAACGATGCCCGCCTCAACACGGTGTCGGGCGACATCATCGTCGACACCCTGATCGGCGACCTCAACGTGAACTCCGTGTCGGGCGACGTGCAGGTGCGCGGCCTCACCGGCTCGATCACCGCCAACAGCGTCTCGGGCGACGTGGCCGTCACGGGCACCGTGCGCAAGGCGACGGTCGACATCGTCTCGGGCTCGACGCTCGTGGATGCCGCGGGCGACGTGAACACCATCAACGTGAACTCGGTCTCGGGCGGCACCACGGTGCGCCTCGACGAGTCGCTCGCCGCCAACTACGTGATCCGCTCGCTCAGCGGACGCCTGCTCATCGACGGCGTCGAGCGCAGCTCCTCGGGCCCGAGCAACTACACCGGTTCGACGGGCGAGCTCGCCGGACGCTTCGTCGACCTGCGCGCGAACTCCGTCTCCGGCGGCGTCACCGTGCTGCGCCGCGCACCCGAATCCATCACGAACGACGCCGAGTGGGAAGAGTCATGA
- a CDS encoding PadR family transcriptional regulator has translation MSPAVFSHGDLRLYLLSLLAEAPQHGYGIIQSLTDRTGGTYTPSAGTIYPRLAKLEEEGLVTKTVDGRTTIYAITDAGRRELESREGDLAGIEAGLTDSVRLIANEVRQSVQEAMKSLRADFASAEHDERTAAKSRPRGASDDARIISREELHRADAVVNAFRARIRTDLRTHVAKGGTLPSSVVSELEDGLDAAARGITTALAALNSGH, from the coding sequence ATGAGCCCCGCCGTCTTCTCCCACGGCGACCTGCGCCTGTACCTGCTGTCGCTGCTCGCCGAAGCCCCCCAGCACGGGTACGGCATCATCCAGTCGCTCACCGATCGCACCGGCGGCACCTACACGCCGAGCGCCGGCACCATCTACCCGCGTCTCGCGAAGCTCGAGGAGGAGGGCCTGGTCACCAAGACCGTCGACGGCCGCACCACCATCTACGCGATCACGGATGCCGGACGCCGAGAGCTCGAATCACGGGAGGGCGACCTCGCGGGAATCGAAGCCGGCCTGACCGACTCGGTGCGGCTGATCGCCAACGAGGTGCGCCAGAGCGTGCAGGAGGCGATGAAGAGCCTCCGCGCCGACTTCGCCTCGGCCGAGCACGACGAGCGCACGGCTGCGAAGAGTCGGCCGCGTGGCGCGTCCGACGACGCCCGCATCATCAGCCGCGAAGAGCTGCATCGGGCGGATGCCGTCGTCAACGCGTTCCGCGCCCGCATCCGCACCGACCTGCGCACGCACGTCGCGAAGGGCGGCACGCTCCCGTCGTCCGTGGTGAGCGAGCTCGAAGACGGGCTGGATGCTGCCGCGCGCGGCATCACGACCGCACTCGCCGCGCTGAACTCCGGGCACTGA
- a CDS encoding universal stress protein: MSDSTSTPSDEASQNAALQKAVIVGMQPHQDRRVVDEAVRYARLLGVPLVVAHVDVTRFVTYEDPDGYVHSAPIDINFDAGAAEFEAVQASAAAILDGTGITWTARQLVGDPALAIKQLAGKLDAQLIVVGTRKRGIGESIREFFTGSVAARLAHRQHRPIMVVPLGESVPDTQKEIWPEPE, encoded by the coding sequence ATGTCAGACAGCACCTCCACTCCGTCCGACGAGGCCTCGCAGAACGCGGCGCTGCAGAAGGCCGTCATTGTCGGCATGCAACCGCATCAGGATCGTCGCGTGGTCGACGAGGCCGTGCGATACGCGCGGCTCCTCGGCGTGCCGCTGGTCGTCGCCCACGTGGACGTCACCCGCTTCGTGACATACGAGGACCCCGACGGTTACGTGCATTCGGCTCCGATCGACATCAACTTCGACGCCGGCGCCGCCGAGTTCGAGGCCGTCCAGGCATCTGCCGCTGCGATCCTCGACGGCACCGGCATCACCTGGACCGCCCGCCAGCTCGTCGGAGACCCGGCGCTGGCGATCAAGCAGCTCGCCGGAAAGCTCGACGCGCAGCTCATCGTGGTCGGCACCCGCAAGCGCGGCATCGGCGAATCGATCCGGGAGTTCTTCACCGGATCGGTCGCGGCGCGGCTCGCGCACCGGCAGCATCGCCCGATCATGGTCGTTCCGCTCGGCGAATCCGTCCCGGACACCCAGAAGGAGATCTGGCCGGAGCCCGAGTAG
- a CDS encoding DUF3073 domain-containing protein, producing MGRGRQKAKHTKIARELKAYSPSVNYSALERELAHPTDEDAYVDKWADDFADEDEDELEKA from the coding sequence ATGGGCCGTGGCCGTCAGAAGGCGAAGCACACGAAGATCGCCCGCGAACTCAAGGCGTACAGTCCGTCGGTGAACTACTCCGCGCTCGAGCGCGAATTGGCTCACCCGACCGACGAAGACGCCTACGTCGACAAGTGGGCGGACGACTTCGCAGACGAAGACGAGGACGAACTAGAGAAGGCCTGA
- a CDS encoding MOSC domain-containing protein has protein sequence MARVVALYRHPIKGLTPEARESLTVQADGRVAGDRVLAFRFADAVTPEDRGGLDYWPKAKGLSLQDFPALAALRVSFDDTQRRVRIERKDELVVEACLDAAGRAELVAAVTEFVLATREGRRLQRPGRLPLVLVGDGEASRFQDRARGYVSLHSHGSTAALADALDAPVDDRRFRSNIVIDGVGPWEELAWSGEVRIGELTFRTQGPIVRCLATHANPDTGERDAKVLTTLTSAFGQGEPTLGRLLLPAAGSAEATIRIGDEVQAHSPLF, from the coding sequence ATGGCCCGCGTCGTCGCTCTGTACCGTCACCCGATAAAGGGACTCACGCCGGAGGCCCGAGAATCTCTCACCGTCCAAGCCGACGGACGGGTCGCGGGTGACCGGGTGCTGGCGTTCCGATTCGCCGACGCGGTGACCCCGGAGGACCGCGGCGGTCTCGACTACTGGCCGAAGGCGAAGGGCCTCTCCTTGCAGGACTTCCCTGCCTTGGCGGCCCTGCGCGTCAGCTTCGATGACACGCAGAGGCGGGTACGGATCGAGCGCAAGGACGAGCTGGTCGTGGAGGCCTGCCTCGACGCCGCGGGCCGCGCCGAGCTCGTCGCCGCCGTCACCGAGTTCGTGCTCGCGACTCGGGAGGGCCGCCGGCTCCAGCGTCCCGGCAGGCTCCCGCTCGTACTCGTCGGCGACGGGGAGGCGTCGCGATTCCAGGACCGGGCACGCGGTTACGTCTCACTGCACAGCCACGGCAGCACGGCTGCACTGGCCGACGCGCTCGACGCACCCGTCGACGACCGTCGCTTCCGCTCCAACATCGTCATCGACGGCGTCGGCCCCTGGGAGGAACTCGCCTGGTCGGGCGAGGTGCGCATCGGCGAGCTGACTTTCCGCACCCAGGGCCCGATCGTCCGCTGCCTCGCGACCCACGCCAATCCCGACACCGGAGAGCGCGACGCCAAGGTGCTCACCACCCTCACCTCTGCGTTCGGCCAGGGCGAGCCGACCCTCGGGCGGCTGCTGCTCCCGGCGGCCGGCTCAGCCGAGGCCACCATCCGCATCGGTGACGAGGTCCAGGCGCACAGTCCGCTGTTCTGA
- a CDS encoding CynX/NimT family MFS transporter, whose amino-acid sequence MVTARPLWQGRTLALIGIVLVAFSLRSAVASLSPVIDHVADDFPVPPVVIGLIGAAPPVCFAVFGLLTPLFERRFGLERVAVTAIALMAAGMLLRGFAGESVGLLASTALVFAGVGSGNVLLPPLVKKYFPDRIGLMMTVYSTTLAVSTFLPPLVAVPVADSLGWRVSLGMWGLFAAIALVPWVGLLLRERAAPTVAAAESVEDDPTDGRHDMQDAVAVATGPISTAPANRRSFGRLWRVPLAWAVAVVFATSSTMAYVSFAWMPAMLVDIGEVTPATAGFLLSLFALVGLPCSLVVPVLVVKYHATRPLFFVGVTSGLIGLLGLLLAPTVALPLWVCLFGLSAIMFPLSLVLLSIRSRTPESAVALSGFVQSIGYAIAAVFPLLVGLLHETTAGWQVPLIVVGSVLVLSIPAGIVAGRRRTIEDEWERRHGRW is encoded by the coding sequence ATCGTGACCGCCCGCCCGCTCTGGCAGGGCAGGACGCTCGCGCTCATCGGCATCGTGCTGGTCGCGTTCTCGCTGCGCTCCGCCGTCGCGTCACTGTCGCCGGTGATCGATCACGTCGCCGACGATTTCCCGGTACCGCCGGTCGTCATCGGGCTGATCGGCGCGGCGCCCCCGGTGTGCTTCGCGGTTTTCGGGCTGCTGACGCCGCTGTTCGAGCGACGGTTCGGGCTGGAGCGGGTCGCCGTGACGGCCATCGCACTCATGGCGGCGGGGATGCTGCTGCGAGGGTTCGCGGGCGAGTCGGTGGGGCTGCTGGCCTCGACGGCTCTCGTGTTCGCCGGGGTCGGCTCGGGCAACGTGCTGCTGCCGCCGCTGGTGAAGAAGTACTTCCCCGACCGCATCGGCCTGATGATGACGGTCTACTCGACCACGCTCGCGGTGTCGACCTTCCTGCCGCCGCTCGTGGCCGTGCCGGTCGCCGACTCGCTGGGCTGGCGCGTGTCGCTCGGCATGTGGGGGCTTTTCGCGGCCATCGCACTGGTGCCGTGGGTGGGCCTGCTGCTCCGCGAGCGTGCTGCCCCGACGGTCGCGGCCGCGGAGTCGGTGGAGGACGACCCGACCGATGGTCGCCATGACATGCAGGATGCCGTCGCTGTCGCGACCGGTCCGATCTCGACGGCACCGGCCAACCGGCGTTCCTTCGGTCGGCTCTGGCGTGTACCGCTGGCGTGGGCGGTGGCGGTCGTCTTCGCCACGTCGTCGACGATGGCCTACGTCTCCTTCGCCTGGATGCCGGCCATGCTCGTCGACATCGGCGAGGTCACCCCGGCGACCGCCGGCTTCCTGCTCTCGCTGTTCGCGCTGGTCGGCCTGCCCTGCTCGCTGGTCGTGCCGGTCCTCGTGGTGAAGTACCACGCCACGCGTCCGCTCTTCTTCGTGGGTGTCACCAGCGGGTTGATCGGTCTGCTCGGCCTCCTTCTCGCCCCGACCGTGGCACTGCCGCTGTGGGTGTGCCTGTTCGGTCTGTCGGCCATCATGTTCCCGCTGAGCCTGGTGCTGCTCAGCATCCGTTCGCGCACACCGGAGAGCGCCGTCGCGCTGAGCGGATTCGTGCAGAGCATCGGGTACGCGATCGCCGCGGTCTTCCCGCTGCTGGTCGGTCTGCTGCACGAGACGACGGCCGGGTGGCAGGTGCCGCTGATCGTGGTCGGCTCGGTGCTCGTGCTGTCGATCCCGGCCGGCATCGTCGCCGGGCGCCGGCGCACGATCGAAGACGAGTGGGAGCGCCGGCACGGTCGCTGGTGA
- the purF gene encoding amidophosphoribosyltransferase yields the protein MCGIVGMVGSAPVNQDIYDALLLLQHRGQDATGIATAETNGVMHNAKAQGMVREAFRTRDMRALLGNVGLGHVRYATKGTASNEEEMQPFYVNAPYGIILIHNGNLTNTRELTADMAKRDRRHLNSSSDTELLLNVLAGELQTTTSTVDLDSERVFEAVTRTQARIEGAYAVIAVIAGYGLLAFRDPFGIRPLILGRRPSTVAGAEGRDEWVVASESLVLENGDYEVVREVEPGEAVFITNDGEMFSKRCAPEAQLAPCAFEYVYLARPDSVMNGISVYESRLRMGDRLADTIAKHVPMDKIDVIMPIPDSSRPAAMEVARKLGIEYREGFYKNRYVGRTFIMPGQAVRKKSVRQKLNAMSTEFQGKNVLLIDDSIVRGTTSKEIIQMARDAGAASVTFASAAPPVRHPHVYGINMPSRHELIAHGRTIPEIAQELGCDHLVYQEVEDLKAAIIEGSALTELDMSCFDGRYVTGTVSDEYLAWVEGSQTS from the coding sequence ATGTGCGGCATCGTCGGAATGGTGGGGTCTGCCCCGGTCAATCAGGACATCTACGACGCGCTCCTGCTGCTGCAGCATCGCGGGCAGGATGCGACGGGAATCGCCACGGCGGAGACCAACGGCGTCATGCACAACGCGAAGGCGCAGGGCATGGTCCGCGAGGCCTTCCGCACCCGCGACATGCGCGCGCTGCTCGGCAACGTCGGCCTCGGTCACGTGCGCTACGCCACGAAGGGCACCGCGTCGAACGAGGAGGAGATGCAGCCGTTCTACGTGAACGCGCCCTACGGCATCATCCTCATCCACAACGGCAACCTCACCAACACGCGTGAGCTCACCGCCGACATGGCCAAGCGCGACCGCCGGCACCTGAACTCCTCCAGCGACACCGAGCTGCTGCTCAACGTGCTCGCCGGCGAGCTGCAGACCACGACCTCGACGGTCGACCTCGACTCCGAGCGCGTGTTCGAGGCGGTCACTCGCACGCAGGCCCGTATTGAGGGCGCGTACGCGGTGATCGCCGTGATCGCCGGCTACGGTCTGCTCGCTTTCCGCGATCCGTTCGGCATCCGTCCGCTGATCCTCGGACGTCGTCCCTCGACGGTCGCCGGCGCCGAGGGCCGCGACGAGTGGGTCGTCGCCAGCGAGTCGCTCGTGCTCGAGAACGGCGACTACGAGGTCGTGCGCGAGGTCGAGCCCGGTGAGGCCGTGTTCATCACGAACGACGGCGAGATGTTCAGCAAGCGGTGCGCCCCCGAGGCGCAGCTCGCGCCGTGCGCGTTCGAGTACGTGTACCTCGCCCGTCCCGACTCGGTCATGAACGGCATCTCGGTGTACGAGTCGCGACTGCGCATGGGCGACCGGCTCGCCGACACGATCGCGAAGCACGTGCCGATGGACAAGATCGACGTCATCATGCCGATCCCCGACTCCTCGCGGCCCGCTGCGATGGAGGTCGCCCGCAAGCTCGGCATCGAGTACCGCGAGGGCTTCTACAAGAACCGCTACGTCGGCCGCACCTTCATCATGCCGGGGCAGGCGGTGCGCAAGAAGAGCGTGCGCCAGAAGCTCAACGCCATGTCGACCGAGTTCCAGGGCAAGAACGTCCTCCTGATCGACGACTCGATCGTGCGCGGCACGACGTCGAAGGAGATCATCCAGATGGCGCGGGATGCCGGTGCCGCCTCGGTGACCTTCGCGTCCGCGGCGCCGCCGGTGCGGCATCCACACGTCTACGGCATCAACATGCCGTCGCGTCACGAACTCATCGCGCACGGGCGGACGATCCCCGAGATCGCGCAGGAGCTCGGCTGCGACCACCTGGTCTACCAGGAGGTCGAAGACTTGAAGGCCGCGATCATCGAGGGCTCCGCGCTCACCGAACTCGACATGAGCTGCTTCGACGGCCGCTACGTCACCGGTACCGTCAGCGACGAGTACCTGGCGTGGGTGGAGGGGTCACAGACATCGTGA
- the purM gene encoding phosphoribosylformylglycinamidine cyclo-ligase: MAASPTNPYSEAGVDTAAGDLAVELMKSSVRATHGPEVLGGVGGFAGLFDASALRDFRRPLLATSTDGVGTKVAIAQAIDKHDTIGQDLVGMVVDDIVVVGAKPLFMTDYIACGKVFPQRIADIVRGIAEACSATGTALVGGETAEHPGLLGPRDYDVAGAATGVVEADAILGADRVQDGDVVIAIASSGLHSNGYSLVRHIITGAGISYGDNAADLGTTWGEALLEPTRLYTLPLLRLIDAIPGGVHALSHVTGGGIAANLARVLPQGSWAEVDRSTWSPSPVFRVLSDIAGSTLESAEGTWNLGIGFLAVVAAEKKDAALAALGSQSLHAWQVGTVHFEGAGFGARPAGEFEQGAKGVDGGAVRLVGAYADGVN, from the coding sequence GTGGCTGCCTCCCCCACCAATCCCTATTCCGAAGCCGGCGTCGACACCGCAGCAGGTGATCTTGCCGTCGAGCTGATGAAGTCTTCCGTGCGCGCGACGCACGGCCCCGAAGTGCTCGGCGGGGTCGGCGGATTCGCCGGCCTGTTCGACGCGAGCGCGCTGCGCGACTTCCGGCGTCCGCTGCTGGCGACCAGCACCGACGGCGTCGGTACGAAGGTCGCGATCGCTCAGGCCATCGACAAGCACGACACGATCGGGCAGGACCTGGTCGGAATGGTCGTCGACGACATCGTGGTGGTGGGCGCGAAGCCCCTCTTCATGACCGACTACATCGCGTGCGGCAAGGTGTTCCCGCAGCGCATCGCCGACATCGTGCGCGGCATCGCCGAGGCCTGCTCGGCCACGGGCACCGCCCTCGTCGGAGGCGAGACCGCGGAGCACCCCGGCCTGCTGGGCCCGCGCGACTATGACGTCGCCGGAGCTGCGACCGGAGTGGTCGAGGCCGACGCCATCCTCGGTGCGGACCGCGTGCAGGACGGCGACGTGGTCATCGCGATCGCGTCCAGCGGGCTCCACTCCAACGGCTACTCCCTGGTGCGTCACATCATCACGGGCGCCGGCATCTCCTACGGCGACAACGCCGCCGACCTGGGCACCACGTGGGGCGAGGCTCTTCTCGAGCCGACCCGCCTCTACACGCTCCCGCTGCTGCGCCTCATCGACGCGATTCCGGGCGGCGTCCACGCGCTCAGCCACGTCACCGGCGGCGGCATCGCCGCGAACCTCGCCCGTGTGCTCCCGCAGGGCAGCTGGGCCGAGGTCGATCGCAGCACCTGGTCGCCGAGCCCCGTCTTCCGGGTGCTCAGCGACATCGCCGGGTCCACGCTGGAATCCGCGGAGGGCACCTGGAACCTCGGCATCGGCTTCCTCGCGGTCGTCGCCGCGGAGAAGAAGGATGCTGCGCTGGCTGCTCTCGGGTCGCAGAGCCTGCATGCGTGGCAGGTCGGCACCGTGCATTTCGAGGGCGCCGGTTTCGGTGCGCGCCCGGCAGGAGAATTCGAACAGGGCGCCAAGGGCGTCGACGGCGGAGCGGTGCGCCTCGTCGGTGCATACGCGGACGGAGTGAACTAA
- a CDS encoding zinc-binding alcohol dehydrogenase, translating to MADKPQWLIREDASVPVLVALALRQTLGIRAPEDLPSLRELPVRAPDAAEASDAIDAQWRSYWDMTVEPRAHPADGPLELIDGFDTLVALPATGAEELSAAIAPHGESALRYARAAHDRYVNSMKSHTGGDAYRAYASAIAEFEREVGRRAHSFELNVQVLPFSQRGIWWIGALTVAVTDGMRRDVVAFDAGIRPIIAELA from the coding sequence ATGGCCGACAAGCCGCAGTGGCTCATCCGCGAAGACGCGAGCGTTCCCGTGCTCGTCGCGCTCGCGCTGCGCCAGACCCTCGGGATCCGGGCGCCGGAAGACCTCCCGAGCCTGCGCGAGCTCCCGGTGCGAGCCCCGGATGCCGCCGAAGCATCCGATGCCATCGACGCGCAGTGGCGGTCGTACTGGGACATGACGGTCGAGCCGCGTGCGCACCCGGCCGACGGGCCGCTCGAGCTGATCGACGGCTTCGACACGCTGGTCGCTCTCCCCGCCACCGGTGCGGAAGAGCTGTCCGCGGCGATCGCCCCGCACGGCGAATCGGCTCTCCGCTATGCGCGGGCCGCGCACGACCGCTACGTGAACTCGATGAAGAGCCACACCGGCGGCGACGCCTACCGCGCCTACGCGAGCGCCATCGCCGAGTTCGAGCGCGAGGTCGGGCGGCGTGCGCACTCGTTCGAGTTGAATGTGCAGGTGCTGCCGTTCTCGCAGCGGGGCATCTGGTGGATCGGCGCACTCACGGTGGCGGTGACCGACGGGATGCGACGCGATGTCGTGGCGTTCGACGCCGGCATCCGTCCGATCATCGCCGAACTGGCGTAG
- a CDS encoding potassium transporter Trk translates to MAPTDSHQTVEATVRHVPRYGVFIGIGVVVGIIAAVILTWTGSFEESQALDVVYPAGQVFGFLLLWTVPAGIALGGIAGLILERVARRHDRVVRVDRETIIEVD, encoded by the coding sequence ATGGCCCCCACCGATTCCCACCAGACCGTCGAGGCGACCGTGCGTCACGTGCCGCGGTACGGCGTGTTCATAGGCATCGGCGTGGTCGTCGGCATCATCGCCGCCGTCATCCTCACCTGGACCGGCAGCTTCGAGGAGTCGCAGGCGCTCGACGTCGTCTACCCGGCCGGGCAGGTCTTCGGCTTCCTGCTGCTGTGGACGGTGCCCGCCGGTATCGCTCTCGGCGGGATCGCCGGGCTCATCCTCGAGCGGGTCGCGCGTCGCCACGATCGCGTCGTGCGGGTCGACCGCGAGACCATCATCGAAGTCGACTGA